One part of the Bacillus sp. FJAT-45350 genome encodes these proteins:
- a CDS encoding cysteine desulfurase family protein: protein MEQIYLDYNASTPIAPEVREVMLPYLENYYGNPSAMHFQGMQAKKAVEEARKQIASLINCQSKEIIFTSGGSESNNHVLKGVFSSFKEKGNHIITTTIEHPAIINPCNYLEQQGAKVTYIGVDEYGRVNPEDIKKAITKDTILISVMHSNNEVGTIQPIKEIGELAKAENILFHTDASQSIGKVLIDVNELHIDFLTIAGHKLYAPKGIGALYIRDGIEIESFMHGAGHESGKRAGTENVVFDVGLGKACEIAKKDISKNEQVKELRDYFCEQLKSHFQESISLNGHPEYRLPNTLNINFKNQVGQDILSALPQLAASTGSACHSGEVTLSPVLKAMGVTEEDGKGAIRFSLGKYTTKEEIDHAIKLLINM, encoded by the coding sequence GTGGAACAGATTTATTTAGATTACAATGCAAGTACACCCATTGCACCAGAAGTTCGTGAAGTAATGCTCCCATATTTAGAAAATTACTATGGGAATCCTTCCGCCATGCATTTTCAAGGAATGCAAGCAAAAAAGGCTGTAGAAGAAGCTAGAAAACAAATCGCAAGCCTGATTAATTGCCAATCGAAAGAAATTATTTTTACTAGTGGTGGGAGTGAGTCCAATAATCATGTTTTAAAGGGTGTATTCTCTAGTTTTAAAGAAAAAGGAAACCATATCATTACAACAACGATTGAGCATCCAGCCATCATAAATCCTTGTAACTATCTTGAACAACAAGGGGCGAAGGTTACATATATTGGTGTTGATGAGTATGGAAGAGTCAATCCAGAAGACATCAAAAAAGCAATAACGAAGGATACAATATTAATTTCAGTGATGCACTCAAACAATGAAGTTGGAACAATCCAACCAATAAAAGAAATTGGGGAATTAGCAAAGGCAGAGAACATCTTATTTCATACAGATGCTTCACAATCGATAGGAAAGGTACTTATCGATGTTAATGAATTACATATTGATTTCCTAACAATTGCTGGGCACAAATTATATGCACCTAAAGGAATTGGAGCCTTGTATATTCGTGATGGGATTGAAATTGAATCCTTCATGCATGGTGCTGGTCATGAAAGCGGCAAAAGGGCAGGCACTGAAAATGTAGTATTTGATGTTGGGTTAGGTAAAGCATGTGAAATAGCAAAGAAGGATATATCTAAAAACGAACAGGTAAAAGAGTTACGTGATTACTTTTGTGAGCAATTAAAATCACACTTTCAAGAAAGTATTTCCTTAAATGGTCACCCAGAATACCGTTTACCTAATACGTTGAACATAAACTTTAAGAATCAAGTTGGACAAGATATACTTTCAGCACTTCCGCAACTAGCTGCTTCAACTGGTTCTGCTTGTCATTCAGGCGAAGTCACATTATCACCTGTTTTAAAAGCAATGGGTGTGACGGAAGAGGATGGTAAAGGAGCTATTCGATTTAGCTTAGGTAAGTATACAACAAAAGAAGAGATTGACCATGCTATAAAGCTATTAATAAATATGTAG
- a CDS encoding uroporphyrinogen-III synthase, with the protein MGNKLANMNIAIGGSRKLEEMSNLITKQGGTPLIRSLQGTTFFDEKHVGQDVLNFVQGENDWCIFTTGIGIEALLNIAKEVNVYDEFVSKISNAKVGSRGYKSINALKKLGITPIATDDDGTNQGLIRSLKSHDLEGKHVMVQLHGESAPRLIQFLEDKGAIVTQILPYKHIAPDVATVDKVCKEIINKEIDAVCFTTAIQVYSLFKHAKEKDYVKEISEAFENQTIAVSVGKVTTEALRDEGVQRIIAPDNERMGAMIIELTNYCDKVNR; encoded by the coding sequence GTGGGAAATAAATTAGCAAATATGAACATAGCAATCGGTGGTTCTCGTAAGCTTGAGGAAATGAGTAATTTAATTACTAAGCAAGGAGGTACACCGCTTATTCGTTCTCTTCAAGGGACAACTTTTTTTGATGAAAAGCATGTGGGACAAGATGTACTGAATTTTGTCCAAGGAGAAAATGATTGGTGTATTTTTACAACTGGAATTGGCATTGAAGCACTTTTAAATATCGCAAAAGAAGTAAACGTATATGATGAATTTGTTTCTAAAATTAGCAATGCCAAGGTTGGCTCTCGTGGCTACAAGTCAATAAATGCATTAAAAAAACTTGGTATTACACCAATTGCTACCGATGATGATGGAACAAATCAAGGGTTAATTCGTTCTTTAAAGTCACATGATTTAGAAGGGAAGCATGTGATGGTTCAACTTCATGGTGAATCTGCACCTAGATTGATTCAATTTCTTGAAGATAAAGGAGCAATCGTTACTCAAATTTTACCTTACAAACATATCGCGCCTGACGTAGCTACAGTGGATAAAGTTTGTAAAGAAATCATCAATAAAGAGATTGATGCTGTTTGTTTCACAACTGCCATTCAAGTTTATTCATTATTCAAGCATGCCAAGGAAAAGGATTATGTAAAAGAAATTAGCGAAGCATTTGAAAATCAAACAATCGCTGTTTCAGTTGGGAAAGTTACTACTGAAGCATTACGAGACGAAGGAGTCCAACGCATAATTGCTCCAGATAACGAGAGAATGGGCGCAATGATTATTGAATTAACAAATTATTGTGACAAAGTAAATCGATAA
- a CDS encoding Dabb family protein — MIQRTVLVKFSEETTQEQLQEVVTRFKALKEHLTGIVDLQAGLNILDRNKEYQVVLMVRFEDQAALDAYVVNPEHKAVASYIVEVGRVDSIGVDFEL, encoded by the coding sequence ATGATTCAACGTACAGTACTTGTAAAATTTTCTGAAGAGACAACGCAAGAGCAATTACAGGAAGTTGTAACACGTTTTAAAGCATTAAAGGAGCATCTAACTGGCATTGTTGACCTTCAAGCGGGGTTAAATATCCTAGACCGTAATAAAGAATACCAAGTTGTATTAATGGTACGTTTTGAAGACCAAGCGGCACTTGACGCTTATGTAGTAAATCCTGAACACAAAGCAGTTGCTTCATACATAGTAGAAGTGGGTCGAGTAGATAGCATTGGAGTAGACTTCGAACTATAA
- a CDS encoding BshB3 potential contributor to bacillithiol synthesis, whose translation MLVLIGIALIISIIALIATLNVTKNLDTEYNKSRSFSNLSIIYIFVLPVVIVLVAVLAFVL comes from the coding sequence ATGTTAGTCCTTATCGGAATCGCCCTCATAATTAGTATAATTGCACTAATTGCTACTTTAAACGTTACGAAAAACCTTGATACAGAATATAATAAAAGTCGTAGTTTTTCTAATCTGTCAATTATTTACATATTTGTACTGCCAGTTGTAATCGTACTCGTTGCAGTGCTTGCATTCGTTCTATAA
- a CDS encoding PAS domain S-box protein translates to MLPEVAIDKHNLYKTAFQTASIGMGFATSKGVLLEVNNTFCELFGCTENELINSSYKELTHPDDIYKNKQLYNDIQNKKINSFQIEKRYIHKNGDIIWAIVDVAVINNSEILSIQIQDISKMKSLEQKYRTWKENSLIESEKRYRTIVESSSDAIGIHCDEKLVYVNSAFLQQFGAKDESEIIGKCVKDFLLPESYKVFKSKLVEMENDKSKKVFSNYKVKTLDGEIRKYESTSASIYYKDKLAVQFINRDVTEKKKYEEFLQKSDKLSVVGELAAGVAHEIRNPLTTIKGFIQLFKIYQEFNEEHFTLIETELNRVERIIYEFLTLAKPHQGMNLAENDLSIILEEVLTLEKTSAILKGIEIDLNVVGPTPLICDSNALKQVFINILQNSIDAVESNGKIVIDVIQNIKDSSISIQFKDNGCGIPKDRIHKLGEPFYTLKEKGTGIGLMVSFKIIENHQGSIHISSEEGEGTTVEVVLSTQLNNL, encoded by the coding sequence ATGTTACCTGAAGTAGCAATAGACAAACATAACTTATATAAAACTGCCTTTCAAACCGCTTCGATAGGAATGGGATTTGCAACTTCCAAAGGGGTTTTATTAGAAGTGAACAATACCTTCTGTGAGCTATTCGGCTGTACAGAAAATGAACTGATTAATAGTTCGTATAAAGAACTCACTCATCCAGATGATATTTACAAAAATAAACAATTATATAATGACATACAAAATAAGAAAATAAATAGCTTTCAAATTGAAAAAAGGTACATACATAAAAATGGCGATATTATCTGGGCGATCGTTGATGTTGCTGTAATTAACAATTCAGAAATACTATCAATACAAATACAGGACATATCAAAAATGAAAAGCTTAGAACAAAAGTATCGTACTTGGAAAGAAAACAGTTTAATCGAGAGCGAGAAGCGTTATCGTACAATTGTTGAGTCCTCAAGTGATGCCATAGGTATCCATTGTGATGAAAAGTTGGTATATGTTAATAGTGCTTTTTTACAACAGTTTGGTGCAAAAGATGAAAGTGAAATAATTGGGAAGTGCGTTAAAGACTTTTTACTACCTGAAAGTTATAAAGTATTTAAAAGTAAATTGGTGGAAATGGAAAATGACAAATCGAAAAAAGTGTTCTCAAACTACAAGGTTAAAACTCTCGATGGTGAAATTCGTAAGTATGAATCAACTTCAGCAAGCATCTATTACAAAGATAAACTAGCAGTACAGTTTATCAATCGTGATGTGACAGAAAAAAAGAAGTATGAAGAATTTTTACAAAAATCAGATAAACTATCAGTTGTTGGAGAGCTTGCAGCAGGTGTAGCACATGAAATACGTAATCCACTTACAACAATAAAAGGGTTTATCCAATTATTTAAGATATACCAAGAGTTTAACGAGGAACATTTCACCTTAATTGAAACTGAACTTAATCGTGTAGAAAGAATTATTTATGAATTTCTCACTCTTGCTAAACCTCATCAGGGAATGAACCTTGCTGAAAATGATTTATCAATTATTTTAGAAGAGGTACTTACACTAGAAAAGACGAGTGCTATATTAAAAGGAATAGAAATAGACCTTAATGTAGTAGGTCCTACACCGTTAATTTGTGATTCAAATGCATTAAAGCAAGTGTTTATTAATATTCTTCAAAACTCAATAGATGCAGTTGAATCGAATGGAAAGATTGTAATAGACGTTATTCAGAATATAAAAGATTCTAGTATAAGTATTCAATTTAAAGACAATGGTTGTGGGATTCCTAAAGATAGAATCCATAAATTAGGTGAGCCTTTTTATACATTAAAAGAAAAAGGGACAGGTATAGGTCTGATGGTAAGCTTTAAGATTATCGAAAATCATCAAGGCTCTATACATATTTCTAGTGAAGAAGGCGAAGGTACGACAGTAGAAGTCGTCTTATCTACTCAGCTGAATAACTTATAG
- the megL gene encoding methionine gamma-lyase has translation MKKKEKHQFETKAIHSGYNSKQHLDSLTPPIYQTSTFTFSTLEQGANRFAGREDGYMYSRLSNPTVNVLEERMAELEGGEAGLAFASGMAAVSAVLIGLTRANDHILCSKGIYGCTFGLLQLLYEKYNIDYTFSNLTTREEIEASIKENTTCIYIETPINPTMKLVDLKMVAAVAKEKGIKVIVDNTFATPYLQKPLEFGCDLVVHSATKYLGGHGDVIGGIVVGEKDVIANLKKGAQKDIGGVMAPFDAWLLIRGIKSLSVRMERHCENARKLCKKLKSHPNVKAVYYPGDKENQDSHLAKKQMNSGGGLLSFEVNGTYDDTVKVVNQLKLIKIAVSLGDAETLIQHPASMTHAVVPEKERQKMGISNELLRLSVGLESRKDIWSDLKQALEAI, from the coding sequence ATGAAGAAAAAGGAGAAGCATCAATTTGAAACGAAGGCTATTCATTCTGGCTACAATTCCAAACAACATTTAGATAGTCTAACTCCACCTATTTATCAAACATCAACATTTACTTTTTCAACTTTGGAGCAAGGAGCTAATCGATTTGCTGGAAGAGAAGATGGCTATATGTACTCGAGGCTTTCTAACCCGACAGTGAACGTATTAGAAGAACGTATGGCTGAACTAGAGGGCGGTGAAGCCGGCCTTGCATTTGCTTCAGGTATGGCTGCAGTATCAGCTGTTTTAATTGGTTTAACAAGAGCGAATGACCATATCCTTTGTTCGAAAGGTATTTACGGTTGTACTTTTGGTCTTTTACAGCTTCTATATGAAAAATATAATATAGACTACACCTTTTCAAATTTAACGACGAGAGAGGAAATTGAAGCCTCTATCAAAGAAAATACAACATGTATCTATATAGAAACACCGATTAACCCAACAATGAAGCTTGTTGATTTAAAGATGGTTGCAGCAGTCGCTAAAGAAAAAGGGATTAAAGTTATTGTCGATAATACCTTTGCAACGCCATATTTACAAAAGCCACTTGAATTCGGTTGTGATTTAGTCGTTCATAGTGCGACAAAATATCTTGGAGGACACGGGGATGTAATTGGTGGGATTGTCGTCGGAGAGAAAGATGTAATTGCCAACTTAAAGAAGGGGGCACAAAAGGATATAGGAGGAGTCATGGCTCCATTTGATGCATGGCTGTTAATTCGTGGGATTAAGTCATTATCAGTAAGAATGGAACGACATTGCGAAAATGCAAGAAAACTTTGTAAAAAACTTAAATCTCATCCAAATGTAAAAGCAGTCTACTATCCAGGTGACAAAGAAAACCAAGACTCTCACTTAGCAAAGAAACAAATGAACTCTGGAGGTGGTCTTCTTTCATTTGAGGTAAACGGTACGTATGATGATACGGTGAAAGTCGTAAATCAATTAAAACTAATCAAAATTGCAGTAAGTCTAGGAGATGCAGAAACATTAATTCAGCATCCTGCTTCAATGACACATGCCGTTGTACCAGAAAAAGAGAGACAAAAGATGGGGATTTCAAATGAATTGCTCCGTCTTTCAGTAGGGCTTGAATCACGAAAAGATATTTGGTCAGATTTAAAGCAAGCTCTAGAAGCTATATAG
- the panE gene encoding 2-dehydropantoate 2-reductase has product MRILVVGAGGVGGYFGGRLVEKGEDVTFLVRTRRKGELEKDGLVIQSINGDFTCRPNVVTASDKTEPFDLILFSTKAYHLAAAIQDIKPFVGENTVILPLLNGIGHLPTLQQEFGLENVIGGLCFIETTLNKQGHIVHTSKGDQVTFGEFENKETERIKKIEDVLSGTKASFKRSSFIEQEMWHKYLLIAAMSSMTTLMRAPVGSIFESDGGKDFVQNLFSEIASIMLAHQAPLADDIVSKHLILLEKVSYETKSSMQRDMEKGYVTEGDHLQGYLLNLAQKYNIDAPLLHVVYQNLKVYEVKRKRQEGSVNS; this is encoded by the coding sequence ATGAGAATTTTAGTTGTTGGTGCAGGGGGCGTTGGTGGATATTTCGGTGGTAGATTAGTAGAAAAAGGAGAAGATGTAACATTCCTAGTTCGAACACGGAGAAAGGGAGAGTTAGAGAAAGATGGATTAGTCATACAAAGTATAAATGGCGATTTTACATGCCGACCTAACGTTGTTACGGCATCTGATAAGACTGAACCATTCGATTTAATTTTATTTTCAACAAAAGCCTATCACTTAGCCGCTGCAATACAAGACATTAAACCGTTTGTAGGTGAGAATACAGTCATTTTGCCATTATTAAACGGAATAGGGCACCTACCAACATTACAACAAGAATTTGGCTTAGAAAATGTTATAGGTGGATTGTGCTTTATTGAAACTACATTAAATAAACAAGGGCATATTGTACATACGAGTAAAGGTGACCAAGTCACTTTTGGTGAATTTGAAAATAAAGAAACTGAACGAATAAAAAAAATTGAAGATGTACTAAGTGGAACAAAAGCGTCATTTAAACGAAGTTCATTTATTGAACAAGAAATGTGGCATAAATATTTATTAATTGCAGCTATGTCAAGTATGACTACTTTAATGAGGGCTCCAGTTGGTTCAATCTTTGAAAGTGACGGCGGCAAAGATTTTGTTCAAAACCTTTTTTCTGAAATTGCATCGATTATGCTCGCTCATCAGGCGCCACTTGCAGATGATATTGTAAGTAAGCATTTGATTTTATTGGAAAAAGTATCTTATGAAACGAAATCTTCAATGCAGAGAGACATGGAAAAAGGGTACGTAACTGAGGGTGACCATTTACAAGGATACTTATTAAATCTAGCACAAAAATATAATATTGATGCGCCGTTATTACATGTTGTGTATCAAAATTTAAAAGTATATGAGGTAAAAAGGAAACGACAAGAAGGTTCTGTCAACTCGTAG
- a CDS encoding MalY/PatB family protein produces MSEYSFDKVVERRNTGSAKWDMVDTLYRGKDLLPFWVADMDFKVPTEVIDALQQKVSHGVFGYPAHSPSANSAVINWLATHFHWNIEAQSILFTSGIIPTINNIIQAFSNEGDEIIIQTPVYPPFYQLVTNNNRELVKNPLKYEQGTYKMDFEHLESVISDNTKMLILCSPHNPVGRVWKKDELEQLADICKRHNLLVISDEIHADLLYDGHSHTPIASVSEDMAKRTFTCLTPSKSFNLAEFHTSYVVIEEVELRSRLKKHLAIQFQNTTNSFGEIVTEAAYTYGESWLKELRMYLKGNYDFVKAYFEKHIPLLSIIKPEGTYLLWIDCSKLELSSTERKRWLVEDAKVALNHGPTFGEEGESFERMNIACPRKTLEEGLERIHRAYQKLNK; encoded by the coding sequence ATGAGTGAATATTCTTTTGATAAAGTCGTTGAACGAAGAAATACAGGCTCTGCCAAGTGGGATATGGTTGATACTCTTTATCGTGGTAAGGACCTTTTACCATTTTGGGTTGCTGATATGGATTTTAAAGTCCCTACGGAAGTGATAGATGCTCTCCAACAAAAAGTATCTCACGGTGTTTTTGGTTATCCTGCACATTCTCCAAGTGCAAATAGTGCTGTTATAAACTGGTTAGCGACTCATTTTCATTGGAACATAGAAGCACAGTCTATTCTTTTTACGTCAGGTATCATCCCGACAATTAACAACATCATACAAGCTTTTTCAAATGAGGGTGACGAGATTATCATTCAAACTCCTGTATATCCCCCTTTCTATCAGCTTGTGACGAATAATAATCGAGAATTAGTTAAAAACCCATTGAAATATGAACAAGGTACATACAAGATGGATTTCGAACATCTAGAATCAGTTATTAGTGACAATACAAAAATGCTGATTTTGTGTAGTCCTCATAATCCAGTAGGGCGGGTTTGGAAAAAGGATGAGCTTGAACAATTAGCTGATATTTGCAAACGCCATAATTTACTTGTTATTTCAGATGAGATTCATGCAGATCTACTATATGACGGACATTCACATACTCCTATCGCTTCTGTATCCGAAGATATGGCAAAACGTACGTTCACTTGCTTAACTCCTAGTAAATCATTCAATCTTGCGGAATTTCATACGTCTTATGTAGTTATTGAGGAAGTTGAACTTAGATCACGTTTAAAAAAGCATTTAGCTATTCAATTTCAAAATACAACAAATTCCTTTGGTGAAATTGTGACTGAAGCAGCTTATACGTATGGTGAAAGCTGGCTCAAGGAACTTCGAATGTATTTAAAAGGAAATTATGATTTCGTTAAAGCGTATTTTGAAAAACATATACCATTACTATCGATTATTAAGCCAGAAGGAACTTATCTACTCTGGATTGATTGTAGTAAATTAGAGCTTTCATCTACAGAAAGAAAACGATGGTTAGTAGAAGATGCTAAAGTTGCTCTAAATCATGGGCCAACATTTGGAGAAGAGGGAGAATCGTTTGAACGAATGAATATTGCTTGCCCAAGAAAAACGCTTGAAGAAGGTCTGGAGAGAATTCATAGGGCTTATCAAAAGTTAAATAAATAA
- a CDS encoding SDR family NAD(P)-dependent oxidoreductase, translating to MRLQDKVAIITGGSSGIGEYAAREMVKEGAKVVIADLNDELGNKLVQELNEEEVVAVYVHVDVSNEAHIEKMIDTTMSKFGKLDILFNNAGIGALSPTADLSLEEWRRVVSINLDGVFLAAKHSIKAMQKNGGGSIVNNASILGHVGQAQTAPYAASKGGVVNLTRALAVEYAKENIRVNAVCPGYIDTPLLDQLDDEMKNHLISLHPIGRLGKSEEVAKAVTFLASDDASFITGANLLVDGGYTAQ from the coding sequence ATGAGATTACAAGATAAAGTTGCTATTATTACTGGTGGTTCAAGTGGAATTGGAGAATATGCAGCACGTGAGATGGTGAAGGAAGGGGCAAAGGTCGTTATTGCGGATTTAAATGACGAGCTTGGTAATAAACTAGTTCAAGAGTTAAACGAAGAGGAAGTAGTAGCTGTTTATGTTCATGTTGACGTATCAAATGAAGCTCATATTGAAAAGATGATCGACACAACGATGTCTAAGTTTGGAAAACTAGACATTCTCTTTAATAATGCTGGTATTGGAGCGTTAAGCCCAACTGCTGATTTATCACTTGAGGAATGGAGAAGAGTTGTCTCTATTAATTTAGATGGTGTTTTCCTAGCAGCAAAACATTCAATTAAAGCTATGCAAAAAAATGGTGGCGGAAGTATTGTAAATAATGCTTCAATTTTAGGTCATGTTGGTCAGGCACAAACTGCTCCTTACGCAGCTTCAAAAGGTGGCGTAGTTAATTTAACAAGAGCATTAGCTGTTGAGTATGCGAAAGAAAATATTCGTGTGAATGCAGTTTGTCCAGGTTATATTGATACACCTTTACTTGACCAACTAGATGATGAGATGAAGAACCATTTAATCTCACTTCATCCAATTGGGCGTCTTGGTAAATCAGAGGAAGTAGCCAAAGCTGTTACATTCCTAGCTTCTGATGATGCAAGCTTTATTACGGGAGCTAATCTTTTAGTTGATGGTGGCTATACAGCACAATAA
- a CDS encoding ThiF family adenylyltransferase produces the protein MDQRYSRQILFSHIGKDGQEKLNQSKVLIVGMGSLGIVLANHLVRAGVGSIRIVDKDTLRPETPAQPNLFNREKITVQKVQTVIQSLKIVNSSIIIEGIYKELTESNIKEVCDGIDLVFNGTNNSEVCSLLSTYCYNNALPFIYGTVKGSTGRQVTFIPEQTACLECLRLHSIFNDVSMDLFGPVTDIIASYQAIEGMKYLIGKKDALRRTILTIDGWENSVKEVERPKPNEKCLLCQCYNKRNKRSLQ, from the coding sequence ATGGACCAAAGATATTCTCGACAAATCTTATTTAGCCATATTGGAAAAGATGGTCAGGAAAAGCTTAACCAAAGTAAGGTACTCATAGTCGGAATGGGTTCATTAGGTATTGTGCTTGCCAACCATTTGGTACGCGCAGGCGTTGGCTCTATACGTATTGTCGATAAAGACACTCTTCGCCCAGAGACTCCTGCTCAACCAAATCTTTTTAATAGAGAAAAAATAACCGTACAAAAAGTACAAACAGTAATACAAAGTTTAAAAATAGTAAATTCTTCCATTATAATAGAAGGAATTTACAAAGAACTTACAGAAAGTAATATAAAGGAAGTATGCGACGGAATTGATTTAGTATTCAATGGAACTAACAATTCCGAAGTATGTAGCTTACTAAGTACCTACTGTTATAACAATGCTCTTCCTTTTATTTACGGAACTGTCAAAGGATCAACTGGTAGGCAAGTAACATTTATACCTGAACAAACCGCTTGCCTAGAATGCTTACGCTTACATAGCATATTTAACGATGTTAGTATGGACTTATTTGGACCAGTTACGGATATTATTGCTTCTTATCAAGCGATAGAGGGAATGAAGTATTTAATTGGGAAAAAAGATGCATTACGCAGAACTATTCTCACAATTGATGGTTGGGAGAATTCTGTTAAAGAAGTAGAGCGTCCCAAGCCAAATGAAAAATGTCTGCTATGCCAGTGCTATAACAAAAGAAATAAAAGAAGTCTACAATAA
- the moaA gene encoding GTP 3',8-cyclase MoaA, giving the protein MNKSRNAIDAKKRPLRDLRISVTDKCNFRCSYCMPSEIFGPDFQFLPQDRLLSFEEIVRLTKLFSKLGVEKLRITGGEPLMRKDLHLLIQMLSEVDGIQDIAMTTNGSLLPKHAEKLKQVGLHRVSISLDSLDDERFGKINGRDYSVQSVLDGIDAALAVGLKVKINMVVQKGSNEADILPMARYFRDKGIILRFIEFMDVGNTNGWKLENVVPSKDIIQMINEEMPLEPIDPNYYGEVASRYRYIGESNEVGVISSVTQAFCSSCTRARLSAEGHLYTCLFSSSGKDIQTPLRKGASDEELLNLLTGIWNKRDDNYSEIRLKETPELNNRKKVEMSHIGG; this is encoded by the coding sequence ATGAACAAATCAAGAAACGCAATCGATGCAAAAAAAAGACCTCTCCGTGATTTAAGAATATCTGTTACTGATAAATGCAATTTTCGATGTAGTTATTGTATGCCCTCAGAGATATTTGGACCTGATTTTCAATTCCTACCACAGGACAGACTTCTAAGTTTTGAAGAAATTGTCCGATTAACAAAGCTTTTTTCTAAGCTCGGTGTTGAAAAGTTACGCATTACTGGTGGAGAACCATTAATGAGAAAGGACTTGCACCTTTTAATTCAAATGCTTTCAGAGGTTGATGGTATCCAAGATATTGCGATGACAACAAATGGTTCATTACTACCTAAACACGCTGAAAAGCTAAAACAAGTTGGATTACACCGAGTCTCAATAAGTTTAGATAGTCTTGATGATGAACGCTTCGGCAAAATTAACGGACGAGATTATTCTGTTCAGAGCGTACTAGACGGAATTGATGCAGCATTAGCTGTTGGTTTAAAAGTGAAAATAAATATGGTCGTTCAAAAGGGAAGTAACGAAGCAGATATTCTACCAATGGCACGCTATTTCCGCGACAAAGGAATTATTTTACGTTTCATCGAATTTATGGATGTTGGAAATACAAATGGTTGGAAGCTTGAAAATGTCGTTCCTAGTAAGGATATCATCCAAATGATTAATGAGGAGATGCCTCTTGAACCGATTGATCCAAATTACTATGGAGAGGTAGCAAGTCGCTATCGTTATATAGGAGAATCTAATGAGGTAGGTGTAATTTCTTCTGTTACTCAGGCGTTTTGTTCATCGTGTACAAGAGCTAGACTTTCAGCGGAAGGGCATTTATATACGTGTTTGTTTTCCTCGTCAGGTAAGGATATTCAAACCCCTCTTAGAAAGGGAGCTAGTGACGAGGAGTTACTTAATTTACTTACTGGAATTTGGAACAAGCGTGATGACAACTATTCGGAAATTAGATTAAAAGAAACCCCTGAATTAAATAATAGAAAAAAAGTTGAAATGTCTCATATCGGTGGATAA